tagagtttgtttaggattgtgtctaggcCTAAGGtaaatagattgattgaaagttgatacctttagattgaaacttgatcactttatatcaattatccTTACCCATGAATCCATCCTTAGTATTTGAAAGttcttgcacttatttcttgattggatttgagatcaccttgtttatatttataggatattagcttgttacaaatcatccatcttcttgtttgcttagattaggaaagcttgtgtattcttggtgttataggTCACTagttccttgtggattcgatcctaaaatgctacaatgacataccattcgattgtggtattgttggcacattaggttaattgatgtgtgcttaaacgcgtaatcaaTATCTTGATAGTAATCCGGAACTCTCTCAACAGGATGATGAGATTGAGCTGGATATTGATAGTCTTGACATCCAGACGCTTTGGGAGCTTTATAGTTTTGTGACTGGGTATAAGGAGAGCTTGAGCATTAAAAAGGAGGAGGATCAGGGGTTTGGTTCAGAACGAGATGCTGAATCTGCTCACAACATTATCCAAGAACCGGTAAAGATTTCCTTCCTTAGCCAAATGTTATTTATTTCAGGTCTTTATTGATTTTTCCTCATAATCATTCGTTTCAGGCAACTGGCACCGAAAGATCGAGAGTTACTGAATCAGGTAAGGTTTTAGGTCACTAGCTCATACCAAATTCGGATGTAGTTAGTATTTATTTTCACACGAAAAGGAAAGACcaatggaatatatatataatgattgtTTCTAACCAGGGAAAGCTATTCGCATGTCTTCTTCTCCTGTTCGGCAAGAAAACAAGGCAGGTGGATCAAGTAGTTATAACAGTTCCAGCAGTGACTCAGGATCTAGCTCTAGTGGTAAATGTTGAACCTATCTGTCAGCTCTTTTTATCACCTTTATCAGCATCACGACTAacatcactcttcttcttttttgttctgCAGATTCTGACAGTGACAGCTCCTCTGGACGTGGATCAGATACTGGTAATTAGAGTTTAGAATAAGAGCTGTCATGTTATTTTCTTAGTCGATGAGTTTGCCCCAATTGGATTGGTTTCTGTACAAAGATGTTTTACTGTACAGAAGAATGAACTGTAGATGCGTCCTCT
This region of Brassica napus cultivar Da-Ae chromosome C5, Da-Ae, whole genome shotgun sequence genomic DNA includes:
- the LOC111206363 gene encoding transcription factor GTE5, chloroplastic-like gives rise to the protein MTKALGYDEEGGASDDHDGSSLISRGRGEATTVTVLMCCDVLCNPELSQQDDEIELDIDSLDIQTLWELYSFVTGYKESLSIKKEEDQGFGSERDAESAHNIIQEPATGTERSRVTESGKAIRMSSSPVRQENKAGGSSSYNSSSSDSGSSSSDSDSDSSSGRGSDTGN